One window of the Runella slithyformis DSM 19594 genome contains the following:
- the kduD gene encoding 2-dehydro-3-deoxy-D-gluconate 5-dehydrogenase KduD → MKNFDLTGKVALVTGCDRGIGQGIAIGLAEAGADIIGVSRSMPAHGSDIEKAVTQLGQTFSAYAADLSDRSSLYTFIQEAKRNHPHIDILCNNAGTILREPAANHPDDYWDKVLSINLDASFILAREFGKEMIARGYGKIIFTASLLTFQGGINVPGYAASKGAIGSLVKALANEWAGKAVNVNAIAPGYIATDNTSALRADADRSKSILDRIPAGRWGEPDDFKGPAVFLASSASDYVHGTILTVDGGWMGR, encoded by the coding sequence ATGAAAAATTTTGACCTGACGGGCAAAGTAGCCTTAGTGACAGGCTGTGATCGAGGCATTGGTCAGGGCATAGCTATAGGACTTGCCGAAGCCGGTGCCGACATCATCGGTGTATCGCGCTCCATGCCTGCACACGGGAGTGATATTGAAAAAGCCGTCACGCAATTGGGGCAAACCTTCAGTGCCTATGCCGCCGATTTGAGCGACCGCAGTTCACTCTACACCTTTATTCAGGAAGCCAAACGAAACCATCCGCACATTGATATTTTATGTAATAACGCCGGCACCATTCTGCGCGAGCCCGCCGCCAACCACCCGGATGATTATTGGGACAAAGTGCTTTCCATCAATCTGGATGCTTCCTTTATTCTGGCCCGGGAGTTCGGCAAAGAGATGATCGCAAGGGGCTATGGGAAGATCATTTTTACGGCCTCTCTTCTCACCTTTCAGGGAGGTATCAATGTGCCCGGCTACGCCGCCAGCAAAGGGGCCATCGGCAGTCTGGTCAAAGCACTCGCCAATGAATGGGCGGGAAAAGCGGTGAATGTCAACGCGATTGCACCCGGGTACATCGCCACAGACAATACGTCGGCGCTGCGAGCCGATGCCGACCGAAGCAAATCCATTTTAGACCGTATCCCGGCCGGGCGTTGGGGCGAACCTGACGATTTTAAAGGTCCGGCCGTTTTTTTAGCGTCGTCGGCTTCTGACTATGTACACGGCACTATTTTGACCGTAGACGGCGGATGGATGGGCCGATAA
- a CDS encoding LacI family DNA-binding transcriptional regulator, producing the protein MEIITIKDIAKALNLSTSTVSRALRGSYEINVETKRLVMEYAERMNYRPNPIALSLKENRSRSLGVIVPEIANNFFSQAINGIESIAYNRGYHVVISQNHESYERELVSTQYLAQRRVDGLLVSLSGESNDLEHFKELQTKGLPIVFFDRVPQDYITHKVIADNFAGAYEATEHLIEQGFRRIAHLTSPSWLSITYERLEGYKKALQNHDIPIEESYIKYCSHGGMILEEVESAVMELIDHPHRPDAIFTAGDRLTTTCMSLIRKQGLRIPEDVAIVGFTNLITAHLLNPALSAVSQPAYEMGQLATEFLIDLIERPKVTIRFETKKMDTHLVIRDSSLKATT; encoded by the coding sequence GTGGAGATAATTACCATAAAAGACATAGCCAAAGCGCTCAACCTTTCAACTTCAACGGTATCAAGGGCATTACGGGGCAGTTATGAGATCAATGTGGAGACCAAACGGCTGGTCATGGAATATGCCGAACGAATGAATTACCGCCCCAATCCCATTGCGCTGAGCCTGAAAGAAAACCGCAGTCGCTCCCTTGGGGTGATCGTGCCCGAGATTGCCAACAACTTCTTTTCACAGGCTATCAACGGGATTGAGTCCATTGCGTATAACCGTGGTTATCACGTGGTTATTTCACAAAATCACGAATCCTATGAGCGTGAATTGGTCAGTACCCAATATTTGGCCCAGCGGCGGGTGGACGGGCTTTTGGTCTCTCTTTCCGGAGAGAGCAACGATCTGGAGCATTTTAAAGAACTCCAGACCAAGGGGTTGCCGATCGTGTTTTTTGACCGCGTACCGCAGGATTATATCACGCACAAAGTGATCGCCGACAATTTTGCCGGAGCCTATGAAGCTACGGAGCATTTGATTGAGCAGGGCTTTCGGCGCATTGCGCATTTAACCAGTCCATCCTGGCTTTCCATTACCTATGAGCGTTTGGAAGGGTATAAAAAAGCCCTCCAAAACCATGACATTCCGATTGAAGAATCCTACATAAAATATTGCAGTCACGGAGGAATGATTCTGGAGGAAGTGGAAAGTGCGGTCATGGAGTTGATTGATCATCCTCACCGGCCGGATGCGATTTTTACGGCAGGTGACCGGCTGACCACTACCTGTATGTCGCTGATTCGGAAGCAGGGATTACGTATTCCGGAAGATGTGGCCATTGTGGGTTTTACCAATTTGATCACGGCTCATTTGCTCAATCCTGCTTTGAGTGCGGTCAGTCAGCCGGCCTACGAGATGGGGCAATTGGCCACCGAATTTTTAATTGACCTTATCGAGCGCCCGAAGGTGACCATACGTTTTGAAACTAAAAAAATGGATACGCACTTGGTCATCCGTGATTCGTCCCTTAAAGCCACTACGTAA
- a CDS encoding N-acetylmuramoyl-L-alanine amidase family protein, giving the protein MIRPLKPLRNLSSMLRFLCLSLFTCLSYVLSAQIVVPSRVRDTITAFRADSAVFVRTKTPLAYLNYGLGEDRLGGAKMGYIDSLVLLRVTGKYKDLYRVRLTQQLSAWIPQTLTKPDTNVRLPVQYLTTSWRVSGDARYDYVSIPLPERLPYLSHQEMKPSRIVVDIFGATANTNWITQLRSAKEIEQVDYEQVADEQFRVVISLRHAQHWGYRIGYEGRRLVIRVTHQPEKLRLRNLTIAVDAGHGGSNLGARGLRSGQFEKEFNLSIARHLKKELERKGAKVIMTRSNDTLISNTDRVLRLRALKPDLLISIHNNAAGDTTKTRGTGTYYKHLGYRPLSQAVLERLLDMGLAEYGNVGRFNFALNSPTEYPNVLVEGLFLSHPYDEALILEDSYRKKMAVQIRKGVADWLKQVRKQRS; this is encoded by the coding sequence GTGATTCGTCCCTTAAAGCCACTACGTAATTTGAGTTCCATGCTGCGCTTTCTGTGCTTATCGCTTTTTACCTGTCTGTCATACGTCCTGTCGGCCCAAATCGTCGTCCCTTCCCGGGTACGCGATACGATCACGGCTTTTCGGGCTGATTCGGCCGTTTTTGTACGTACCAAAACTCCTTTGGCTTACCTGAATTACGGTTTGGGAGAAGACCGCCTCGGAGGCGCTAAGATGGGGTATATTGATTCGCTGGTACTGCTTAGGGTGACGGGCAAATACAAAGACCTGTATCGGGTACGGCTCACCCAACAACTTTCGGCTTGGATTCCGCAAACGCTTACCAAACCGGATACCAACGTACGATTGCCGGTGCAGTATTTAACAACTTCCTGGCGAGTCTCGGGCGATGCGCGTTACGACTACGTTTCCATTCCGCTTCCCGAGCGGCTGCCGTACCTCAGTCATCAGGAAATGAAGCCGTCGCGAATCGTGGTGGATATTTTCGGCGCTACCGCCAATACCAACTGGATCACGCAACTGCGTTCGGCCAAAGAGATTGAACAGGTAGATTATGAACAGGTGGCCGACGAGCAGTTTCGCGTGGTCATTTCACTGCGTCATGCGCAGCATTGGGGCTACCGTATCGGCTATGAAGGACGGCGGTTGGTGATACGCGTGACGCATCAACCCGAAAAATTACGTCTTCGCAACCTGACCATCGCCGTAGATGCGGGCCACGGCGGCAGTAACTTGGGCGCTCGCGGCCTCCGTTCCGGCCAATTTGAAAAAGAGTTTAACCTGAGCATTGCCCGGCATTTGAAAAAAGAGTTGGAACGAAAAGGCGCGAAGGTCATCATGACCCGCAGCAACGATACACTCATCAGCAACACCGACCGGGTGCTGCGCCTTCGTGCGCTGAAACCCGACCTGCTCATCAGTATTCATAACAACGCCGCGGGCGATACCACCAAAACCAGAGGAACCGGTACCTATTATAAGCATTTGGGGTACAGGCCCTTGAGCCAGGCGGTATTGGAGCGATTGCTGGACATGGGGCTGGCAGAATACGGGAATGTGGGCCGTTTTAACTTTGCCCTCAACAGTCCGACCGAATACCCGAATGTGCTGGTAGAGGGCTTATTTTTAAGTCATCCTTATGATGAAGCGCTCATTTTGGAGGATAGTTACCGCAAAAAAATGGCGGTACAGATTCGAAAGGGCGTGGCCGACTGGCTGAAGCAGGTCAGGAAGCAGCGTTCGTGA
- a CDS encoding carbohydrate-binding family 9-like protein, which yields MPFLYFILLLMQSATPTIHLAKGQSIALPQTHFRYATDGREAPQSTLVTLASDDEYLSVEFECRQNPFWRENTYTQHNTEMWNQEVFEVFIAEGETTPTHYLELEINPNNALFVGWIDNPTKEAPQKLTFVDHDTSGIRHEVKAEGETWSGKMYIPWALLGGKKAAYRLNFYRIVSLQSHANPDWKCTPADCAFMCWSPSMSGATPRFHRPDAFGTLYLK from the coding sequence ATGCCTTTTCTCTATTTTATTTTGCTCCTTATGCAGTCAGCTACTCCCACGATCCACTTGGCCAAAGGCCAATCCATTGCCTTGCCGCAAACGCATTTTCGCTACGCAACCGACGGACGGGAAGCGCCCCAATCTACTTTGGTCACCCTTGCCTCTGACGATGAATACCTTTCGGTGGAGTTTGAGTGTCGTCAAAATCCGTTTTGGCGGGAAAATACCTATACCCAACACAACACTGAGATGTGGAATCAGGAGGTTTTTGAAGTGTTTATTGCCGAAGGAGAAACGACGCCGACGCATTATTTAGAACTGGAAATAAATCCCAACAATGCCCTGTTTGTGGGTTGGATCGACAATCCTACCAAAGAAGCTCCTCAAAAACTGACGTTTGTGGACCATGATACATCGGGGATCAGGCATGAGGTAAAGGCAGAAGGAGAGACCTGGTCGGGAAAGATGTATATTCCGTGGGCGTTATTGGGCGGCAAAAAAGCTGCCTATCGCCTCAATTTTTACCGAATCGTTTCGCTGCAATCACACGCAAACCCCGATTGGAAATGTACCCCTGCCGATTGTGCATTTATGTGCTGGAGCCCGTCGATGAGCGGCGCTACGCCGCGCTTTCATCGCCCGGATGCCTTTGGAACCCTGTATTTGAAATAA
- a CDS encoding glycosyl hydrolase family 28 protein — translation MRSFFRVCLFITLAAFRPADTKLTVFLCGDSTLADKLPADAPETGWGMVLPEYFNTDAVQIQNHAVNGRSTKSFITEGRWQKVVSQVKKGDWVFIQFGHNDQKVADTTRSAPAQTLYRQNLIRFVNETRAKGGNPLLITPVMRRKFDEKGAFVDQHGEYPQVVKDVAKELKVPMIDLHARSQAVIEKHGVEGSKVLFMHYGGGIYPKFPKGIEDNTHFSRYGASVMASLVMEGIMELPIDLKSFVKKSAFTNKYTYELPHHYTPVFRKDTFNICRYGAKADGLTVNTKAISQAIEACHAAGGGTVLVPAGLWLTGPIVLKNNVNLHIAKNALLQFSRNHDDYPIVITTWEGQESYRCQAPIWGVDLTNIGITGEGVLDGGGEVWRAIKRDKQTNTQWANLLRSGGVVSEKGDLWYPSEKSKKGNNLPNAGRILNGIHPTPTELESYKDFLRPNMISLTRCKNVLLEGVTFQNSPAWTMHPLLCEHVSIRNVTVKNHWYAQNSDALDLESCRNGIVEGCTFDTGDDGITIKSGRDEQGRKRGVPTENFIIKDCKVYHAHGGFVIGSEMSGGVRNMFVSNCTFMGSDVGLRFKTARGRGGVVEDIYVTDVNMTEIPGEAILFDMYYAAKDPVPQEGESNELPAIKAEPLNEGTPQFKNFYLKNIICRGAETAILVRGLPEMSIKNINVENAVIEANKGLVCVEGENINLKNVTLLTKDNTVMQVQNSKNVVLDGITYGSGKEVLLKVMGPRSDALRLLNTDVTKAKKDVELGVGVKGKVVSKK, via the coding sequence ATGAGATCATTTTTCAGAGTTTGCCTTTTTATCACCCTGGCGGCCTTCCGTCCTGCCGATACTAAACTGACCGTTTTTCTCTGCGGCGACTCCACGCTGGCCGATAAACTGCCCGCCGACGCGCCCGAAACGGGTTGGGGCATGGTCCTGCCGGAATACTTTAACACCGATGCCGTACAGATTCAGAATCATGCGGTCAACGGTCGCAGTACCAAGAGTTTTATCACCGAAGGGCGCTGGCAAAAGGTGGTTTCGCAGGTTAAAAAAGGGGATTGGGTGTTTATACAGTTTGGTCATAACGACCAAAAAGTCGCCGATACTACCCGCTCGGCTCCCGCCCAAACGCTGTACCGTCAAAACCTGATTCGGTTTGTGAACGAAACCCGCGCCAAAGGAGGTAATCCGTTGCTGATTACGCCCGTCATGCGGCGCAAGTTTGACGAAAAAGGAGCGTTTGTAGACCAGCACGGCGAGTACCCGCAGGTGGTAAAAGACGTAGCCAAAGAGCTGAAAGTACCCATGATCGACCTGCACGCCAGAAGTCAGGCCGTGATTGAAAAGCACGGGGTGGAAGGCTCAAAAGTGCTGTTTATGCACTACGGAGGCGGTATCTATCCAAAGTTTCCCAAAGGCATTGAAGACAATACGCATTTTTCCCGTTATGGCGCGTCGGTTATGGCGAGTTTGGTGATGGAGGGCATCATGGAACTGCCGATCGACTTGAAAAGCTTTGTTAAAAAATCAGCATTTACAAACAAATATACCTATGAACTGCCGCATCATTACACGCCCGTTTTTCGGAAAGACACGTTTAACATCTGCCGTTACGGCGCAAAAGCTGACGGATTGACGGTCAACACCAAAGCCATCAGCCAAGCCATTGAAGCCTGTCATGCAGCGGGCGGCGGTACGGTATTAGTGCCGGCAGGGCTGTGGCTGACGGGGCCGATCGTATTAAAGAACAACGTCAATCTGCACATTGCGAAAAACGCATTATTGCAGTTCAGTCGCAATCATGACGATTATCCTATTGTAATCACTACCTGGGAAGGACAGGAATCGTACCGTTGCCAGGCACCGATTTGGGGCGTGGACCTGACCAATATCGGTATTACGGGCGAGGGCGTACTCGACGGGGGCGGTGAGGTGTGGCGCGCCATCAAACGCGACAAACAAACCAATACCCAGTGGGCCAACCTGCTGAGATCGGGTGGGGTAGTGAGTGAAAAAGGAGACCTGTGGTACCCCTCGGAAAAATCAAAAAAAGGAAATAATCTGCCCAACGCGGGCCGTATACTGAACGGTATTCACCCAACGCCGACCGAATTGGAATCGTACAAAGATTTCCTGCGGCCCAATATGATCAGCCTCACGCGCTGCAAAAATGTGCTGCTGGAAGGTGTTACGTTTCAAAATTCTCCCGCCTGGACCATGCACCCGCTGCTCTGCGAGCATGTCAGCATCCGCAACGTGACCGTTAAAAATCACTGGTACGCCCAAAACAGCGACGCGCTCGACCTCGAATCCTGCCGCAACGGCATCGTGGAAGGCTGCACCTTCGATACGGGCGACGACGGAATCACCATCAAATCGGGGCGCGACGAGCAGGGCCGCAAGCGCGGTGTACCGACTGAGAACTTTATCATTAAAGATTGTAAGGTCTACCACGCCCACGGCGGCTTTGTGATTGGTTCGGAAATGTCCGGCGGGGTCAGAAATATGTTCGTATCCAACTGCACTTTCATGGGTTCCGACGTTGGCCTCCGTTTCAAAACCGCCCGCGGGCGCGGCGGGGTGGTGGAAGATATTTACGTGACCGACGTCAACATGACCGAAATCCCCGGCGAAGCCATTTTGTTTGACATGTATTACGCCGCCAAAGACCCCGTGCCGCAGGAAGGCGAGTCCAACGAATTGCCCGCCATCAAAGCCGAGCCGTTGAACGAAGGCACGCCGCAGTTCAAAAATTTCTACCTCAAAAACATCATTTGCCGGGGAGCCGAAACGGCCATTTTGGTGCGCGGCCTGCCCGAAATGAGCATCAAAAATATCAATGTCGAAAACGCCGTCATCGAAGCCAACAAAGGCTTAGTGTGCGTGGAAGGCGAAAATATTAACCTCAAAAACGTAACGTTGCTGACCAAAGACAACACCGTGATGCAGGTGCAGAACAGCAAAAATGTAGTCTTGGACGGTATTACGTACGGGTCCGGCAAAGAAGTGTTGCTGAAGGTCATGGGCCCTCGTTCCGATGCTCTTCGTCTGCTGAATACTGATGTGACCAAAGCTAAAAAAGACGTGGAGCTGGGGGTAGGAGTGAAGGGGAAGGTGGTGAGTAAGAAGTAA